TGTAGCCACCATAACGATTGGGGaaacttggccaagattGCGtaatttccaatttttaCAATTGGTTGCGAACTTTGGGCAGGAACACAAATATGTAATTAGAGTGTTAAGCTCAAGCAACCATTACGCTGTTGATCTGCCAAGCCAATACGCTGTCAGAAACTGACGAGCTTACTGTCAGGTTAATGTGCAGACAGTTAGATTGTTAGACTCTTAGTAGAAAGTAGTCACCACAGTTGGTGTATATACATTCTCTTAGTCTCTTAATTGGGGAATTGTTCTACTATGAATTATACCAACTCCTTGAAGCTGTTTCTGGccgacttcaagaacttgacgATCTCCTTATGGTTGTTCAATTCAGTTTCGAGTGAATTGGTAGTCTCAGTCGATAGCTGAGGATCCGATTGGCCCACAGAGTATGTTTCTTTATCAATGGCCAAATCGATCCAGAATCGACGATCATAGTTATTGGGATCGAGGTTGGTGAAGACAAATTTCATCAAATCAAACGAAACAGCTTCGATTTTGAGTCCCAAATACATCTCATACTTGATGAGCTCTGGATAATTTTTCCTAAGCTGCTTCTCCAAATTGTCATGAGATCTGCTCAACTCTGCTGTGGAGTACTCTACGGTCCTCGATAATTCGTCTATTTGGGCCTGGAGTTCATTTTTCTCGTCGGTAAGTTCATTCTGTTTACGTGTGAGCTCGTCGACCTTGACTCGCTGGGATTGTATGGCTTCTAGGGCCTGTTTGAGGTTGTGCTTTGTCTTGCTCTCCTTGGACTGAAGTGATTCAATCTGGGCCAGAAGGGCCGTTTCCTGGTTCTTGAGCTCGTTGATACGGGAGAAGTGGTCCTGACGAGCAGATATGATATTGGCTCTTTTCTCTGCGAGTCTACGGTCTACGTTGGCGGAGAACTCTCGCATCTGGTTCTGGAGCGCATCAAATTGGTCAAGTGCTGAAGACATTTGAGGTTGgagatgaaaatgaacaaaTGATTAACTATCAATTAAAGAAGGAACAACGAATCGATATGGATAACAGCCATCAATGTCTATATAGTGCTCAGGATTGGATGAAAGTATCAGTAACAATATACGTCAATTATGAGATTCTGCTCAAGTGATCTCTCTGGTGCAATTGCGTATGACTTGTGAGTAAGGAACAAAACAAGCAATAGGAcgattcttcaagttttctgTATTAAATCTCAATAGACTAAATCCTCCAGGTAGACTACTCTGCAAGGCTTATTCGGTAATAGTGCTAAaactttcagaagaaacaaacaTCATCTTTCTCGGTACTGGAAGTCctgtttgtttgttttgGTGCGCGCAGCCTGAACACAAAAAACCGTTGATGTCACCCGCGGAAATTCGCTAATAAATATTCTGACTCTCCCGTAATTCTTTTTATCGCTAAAACATTTCTTACAAAACGTCCAAGCATTC
This window of the Scheffersomyces stipitis CBS 6054 chromosome 6, complete sequence genome carries:
- a CDS encoding predicted protein, whose product is MSSALDQFDALQNQMREFSANVDRRLAEKRANIISARQDHFSRINELKNQETALSAQIESLQSKESKTKHNLKQALEAIQSQRVKVDELTRKQNELTDEKNELQAQIDELSRTVEYSTAELSRSHDNLEKQLRKNYPELIKYEMYLGLKIEAVSFDLMKFVFTNLDPNNYDRRFWIDLAIDKETYSVGQSDPQLSTETTNSLETELNNHKEIVKFLKSARNSFKELV